The DNA window ATAACTTAACGGATCAACCTGTCCGATTTTTAGTAGTATCCTCAAAAGTACGATAAAAAAAAGTAACGGGGCTGTCCCTAAAGTCATATAGTGACAGAGAGATGGTCTCTTTTCCGATGTATTAATTCCGTTCCAGACGGACGCTTTCCGCGGGCATGGCTTCAGTCTCCTCAGGCCAACACGAAGTTGGTCACGAAGGCGTTGCCACACGAGGTGGCGTTCTTAGCCTTCGTTCCTTTGTTCGCTCCTGCGGGGCCTTCAGCTCATGCACCTGCCGCTTCGCTTTCGGTGCAGAAAACATCTGCTATTCCCGCTGGAGTCGCCGTCTTCCACTACAATCAATTGCCTACAAAAAACAGGTGTAGAAAAAGACTCGTTTTTCTACACCTGCTTCAATTTATGTGCTTATTTAGCCCCGTTACTTCTATTTTGGGTGATGAAAATGACTTTTTTTACTTCGTTTTCACTACATTGGTTCACTATTTATTGAGCGCATGTTTCCCTTTTCTAGATCAAAGCCACCTATTTTAGAGAAAACAAAGAGATTGAAATGTTGAATACATCCAATAAAACGGACTCCACTGTAAGATTAGGAGTCCGTTCCATTAATAATTATTCAGTTAGAGAATGTTTACTTTTTTATCATCAAATAATATTCCACTTCACCCTCAACTATATTACCAGTCTCCTGAAAACCAAAACTCTCATATAGTTTTCTCGCTTTATCATTTTCTGGCTCCGTTGATAAATAAATCGCATTACAGTTATCCATCTTTTTCAATTCATCCATGATGAGTGGGATAGCAGCTTTCCCATAACCTCTTCCTTGATAGACTGCATCTATCATAAATCGGCATATTTCATATTGCGAGTTATCCTCAGAGTATCCATACATCGTAAAACCTACTAACTGATCATTTACTTGAATTCCTTTAATAATCCAACCCGTTTCAAACATCGACTGTACAATCGATAATGCATTGGACGCAACAAACCTCTCTGTAATCGTGGCACGCCCATTTTGATTGGTCGTTAAAAAAACTGTAGTTAACCAGTTTTCCTTTGCTATATCTACTAATTTCATTATTATAATCCTCCGAATATTCTTTTATCATCTCACTTAACTAGTTTATCAAATTTTAATATTTTTTGCCCTCCAACTGTGTTGGTTTGCATTGTATACTCCTAGGGAATACTACTATAAAAACTCGTTTTTATTGGGGGATAATAAACATGGCTAGAAAGCAAAGCAAGCAGTGGAGTAGCCGAAAGAAGATAATTATGGGTTCAATCGGAGTATACGCTTTAGTTTATTTTGTCGTTATTTTGTGGAATACACTTAAGCCTCTTCCAACTGGTGTTTCATATGCAGGAAAATTACATTTAACTGATAAAGTTAAATTTATCAGTGATTTATCCTATGCACAAGATCAACAAGGCACCAACACAGTACATGAAAATAATATATTTGAAGAAGTATATAAAACAATTGAACAGGCTAATCAGTTTGTTGTTGTCGATTTTTTCTTGTTTGATGGATACTACGATGGCGATATGGATTTTCCAAACATTGCAGACACTTTATCAACTACATTGGCAAATAAAAAGAAAGATAATCCAAATATGCCTGTCGTATTTATTACAGACCCAATAAATCGTGGGTATGGCTCCTATGAAAGTAGATGGTTAAAAAAATTGCGAACAGCTGGTGTAGAAATTATATATACCGATTTAGATTCACTGCGTGACTCAACTCCTATTTATTCTGGTATTTATCGAACCCTTTTACAATGGTGGGATTTTAATGGAAATGGATGGATTGCAAATGCAATGGCGAGTGATGCACCAAAGATGACCATTGCTTCTTATACGTCACTTCTAAATGTAAAGGCAAATCATCGTAAAGCAGTAATAACTGAGAAAGAAGCTATCATAACATCCTCCAACCCTCATGACGCGAGTGGATTTCACGGTAATATAGCTCTCAAAGTAACTGGGCCAATTATTAATGACATTTTAGAAGCGGAAGAAGCTGTTTCTTTGTTTTCAGGAGGACCTAAACTCCCTCGTGTGAACCTGGAGGATATTGAAGGAAAATATAAAATACAGTATTTAACAGAGAAAAAGATACTGGACGCGTTACTGGCTGATTTGGTCGAGACGAGAAATGGAGATAAAATTTGGCTTGGAATGTTCTTCTTGGCAAAGCGAGATATTGTAAATGCACTGATCGACGCTGCAAATCGTGGTGTTGATGTAAACCTTATCCTTGATCCAAATAAAAACTCTTTTGGGCATGAAAAATCAGGTTTACCAAATCGTCCAGTTGCCCAAGAAATGGTGGTGGATACAGATGGAAAGTTGAAAGTACGTTGGTATAACACGGTTATCGGTCAATATCATACGAAAGCCATTTGGATTCAAACAGACAAGCACACAGTGATTTCAAGTGGTTCTGCAAACTATACCGAGCGTACACTCGATGATTATAATTTAGAAAACAATTTACGAGTAATTGCTCCAAATGATAGTAAACTTGTTACGGAAATGGAAGACTATTTCGAGCGTATTTGGAACAATGAAGACGCTTTGTATACAGTAGATTTAGAAGAGTTTCAAAATAGCCATACATGGTGGCAGCGATGGATTTACACTCTACAGCAATTTTTAAAAATAACGACTTATTAGTAGAATAAGTAACCCCCGAAATGCATAGTTGAATTTGGGGGTTACTGTGTTAGTTAGGCATCTTGCCGTCTATTCTTGATAAATGCAAACAACAGGATTAATCAGCAATTAAACTTATCTGCTGAGCAGTGTTTGTAATAAGTCCATCTATGTCTGCATAGCCGTAATATCTAACATAGATAACACCTTTCCCTTTCGCTGCAAATACTTCTTTTATTTCTTCACCCTCGTGAACAATCAAAAGATCAAAACTACTATGTTCCATCTGTACATATTCTTTCTCTTTATCCCAACTACTATATCTTTTTATCAAATCGTCTATTAAATCTTCACTCATGGTAGAAAAAGTGAGTTTATAAACCCGATTATGAATACTTGGAGAATATAATCCGCTACCATCTCTCCATTCTTGTCCAGAAATGAGACCACGCTCATCTGCCTCATATTGAATTGGAGCCAATATACTCCATTCACGCAGATATCTGTTAGCTCTATCAATAGGATCTTGCATGTGGGTTTTATATCGAACCATTTCAGCATTCTGCTCCACATCTGCAAGTCTTATAATAGGTAAATCAGTATTTTCTATTGGCATTTCTTTAATTCCAACCTTTGCAATTTGCACAAAAGGAAGAATTGCAAT is part of the Psychrobacillus sp. FSL H8-0483 genome and encodes:
- a CDS encoding GNAT family N-acetyltransferase, encoding MKLVDIAKENWLTTVFLTTNQNGRATITERFVASNALSIVQSMFETGWIIKGIQVNDQLVGFTMYGYSEDNSQYEICRFMIDAVYQGRGYGKAAIPLIMDELKKMDNCNAIYLSTEPENDKARKLYESFGFQETGNIVEGEVEYYLMIKK
- a CDS encoding phospholipase D family protein; amino-acid sequence: MARKQSKQWSSRKKIIMGSIGVYALVYFVVILWNTLKPLPTGVSYAGKLHLTDKVKFISDLSYAQDQQGTNTVHENNIFEEVYKTIEQANQFVVVDFFLFDGYYDGDMDFPNIADTLSTTLANKKKDNPNMPVVFITDPINRGYGSYESRWLKKLRTAGVEIIYTDLDSLRDSTPIYSGIYRTLLQWWDFNGNGWIANAMASDAPKMTIASYTSLLNVKANHRKAVITEKEAIITSSNPHDASGFHGNIALKVTGPIINDILEAEEAVSLFSGGPKLPRVNLEDIEGKYKIQYLTEKKILDALLADLVETRNGDKIWLGMFFLAKRDIVNALIDAANRGVDVNLILDPNKNSFGHEKSGLPNRPVAQEMVVDTDGKLKVRWYNTVIGQYHTKAIWIQTDKHTVISSGSANYTERTLDDYNLENNLRVIAPNDSKLVTEMEDYFERIWNNEDALYTVDLEEFQNSHTWWQRWIYTLQQFLKITTY